A region of Kribbella sp. NBC_01245 DNA encodes the following proteins:
- a CDS encoding MFS transporter, with protein sequence MSPTFRAFKVRNFRLYASGAIVSNVGTWMQRVAQDWLVLELTHSGTALGIVTGLQFLPALLVSPYAGLIADRFPKRKVLTITQIAMGSVALLLGTLAVTGLVEAWHVYVLAFAFGIGTAFDAPTRQAFVVEMVGKDELSNAVGLNSASFNAARLIGPGLAGLLIAWIGTGPVIIINGLSYAAVIVSLHLMRTSELQTPTPAARDKGMIRDGMRYLWRRPELMMILTAVFFAGTFGLNFQMTSALMATNAFHKGAGEYGILGSILAIGSLTGALLAARRVRTRQRLVIGAALAFGVMVVISGLMPSYLTFALVLPVVGFTALTLLTAANATMQLGIDPTMRGRVMALYMTVLMGGTPLGSPFIGWVGQTFGARWSLIVGGSLTVLGTLGSVLYFSRRRGLSIRPRLLPRPHLDVLPQTDLLDAKRTADLVDARRTADLVDGKRTADPVPVKPGPVRPVRPRVA encoded by the coding sequence ATGAGTCCGACCTTCCGTGCATTCAAGGTCCGGAATTTCCGGCTCTACGCCTCTGGCGCGATCGTCTCGAACGTCGGCACCTGGATGCAGCGGGTGGCCCAGGACTGGCTGGTCCTGGAGCTGACCCACTCCGGTACGGCGCTCGGCATCGTGACCGGCCTGCAGTTCCTGCCCGCCCTGCTCGTCTCGCCGTATGCGGGCCTCATCGCCGACCGCTTCCCCAAGCGCAAGGTGCTCACCATCACCCAGATCGCGATGGGTTCCGTCGCGCTGCTGCTCGGCACGCTGGCCGTCACCGGTCTGGTCGAGGCCTGGCATGTGTACGTGCTGGCCTTCGCTTTCGGTATCGGCACTGCCTTCGACGCGCCGACCCGGCAGGCGTTCGTGGTCGAGATGGTCGGCAAGGACGAGCTGTCCAACGCCGTCGGGCTGAACTCGGCCTCGTTCAACGCGGCCCGGCTGATCGGCCCCGGTCTGGCCGGTCTGCTGATCGCCTGGATCGGCACCGGCCCGGTGATCATCATCAACGGCCTCAGCTATGCCGCGGTGATCGTGTCGCTACACCTGATGCGGACCAGCGAGCTGCAGACCCCGACGCCGGCAGCCCGGGATAAGGGCATGATCCGCGACGGCATGCGCTACCTCTGGCGCCGGCCGGAGCTGATGATGATCCTCACGGCGGTGTTCTTCGCGGGCACCTTCGGGCTGAACTTCCAGATGACCTCGGCGCTGATGGCGACCAACGCGTTCCACAAGGGCGCGGGGGAGTACGGGATTCTCGGCTCGATCCTCGCGATCGGTTCGCTCACCGGTGCCCTGCTGGCCGCCCGCCGGGTCCGGACCAGGCAGCGGCTGGTGATCGGTGCCGCGCTGGCCTTCGGCGTGATGGTTGTCATCAGCGGTCTGATGCCCAGCTATCTGACCTTCGCGCTGGTGCTGCCGGTCGTCGGCTTCACCGCGCTGACGCTGCTGACCGCGGCCAACGCGACCATGCAGCTCGGTATCGACCCGACCATGCGCGGCCGGGTGATGGCGCTCTACATGACCGTGCTGATGGGTGGTACGCCGCTGGGCTCGCCGTTCATCGGGTGGGTCGGCCAGACCTTCGGCGCCCGGTGGTCCCTGATCGTCGGCGGGTCGCTGACCGTGCTCGGCACCCTCGGCTCGGTGCTGTACTTCTCCCGCCGCCGGGGCCTCTCGATCCGCCCGCGCCTGCTACCCCGTCCGCACCTGGACGTGCTGCCGCAGACCGACCTCCTGGACGCCAAGCGCACAGCCGACCTGGTGGACGCCAGGCGCACGGCCGACCTAGTGGACGGCAAGCGCACGGCCGACCCGGTGCCGGTCAAGCCCGGGCCTGTGCGGCCTGTCAGGCCGCGGGTCGCTTAA
- the thpR gene encoding RNA 2',3'-cyclic phosphodiesterase, with amino-acid sequence MRLFVGVVPPLEVVEHLAEFVEPRRSHPDEDLRWSSESTWHITLAFLGEVPDYKTDDLAEGLEFVAKRQKPIDLRLKGAGAFPGVPNARVLFTGVHDPEDQLAHLASVTRGAVNKAGVQVDGRKFTPHVTLARLGRPVDVLRYVRVLDLYEGPEWTATGFELISSRLGEGPSHGAAYDTVGEWEFLG; translated from the coding sequence ATGCGATTGTTCGTTGGAGTTGTCCCGCCGTTGGAGGTTGTCGAGCATCTGGCCGAGTTCGTGGAACCGCGCCGGTCCCATCCGGACGAGGATCTGCGTTGGTCCTCCGAGAGCACCTGGCACATCACTCTCGCCTTCCTCGGCGAGGTCCCCGATTACAAGACCGATGACCTGGCCGAAGGGCTGGAGTTCGTCGCCAAGCGGCAAAAGCCGATCGACCTGCGCTTGAAGGGCGCCGGCGCGTTCCCGGGCGTACCGAATGCGCGCGTCCTCTTCACGGGCGTCCACGATCCCGAGGACCAGCTCGCGCACCTCGCGAGCGTGACCCGCGGCGCGGTGAACAAGGCCGGCGTGCAGGTCGACGGGCGCAAGTTCACCCCGCACGTCACGCTGGCACGCCTCGGCCGCCCGGTCGACGTCCTGCGTTATGTCCGGGTGCTCGATCTGTACGAAGGCCCGGAATGGACCGCCACCGGGTTCGAGTTGATCTCGTCACGTCTGGGCGAGGGCCCGAGCCATGGTGCGGCCTACGACACAGTGGGCGAATGGGAGTTCTTAGGTTAG
- a CDS encoding helix-turn-helix domain-containing protein — protein sequence MHTVAVATAGHLLHFELGVAYEIFGNPPREGGKALDWYDVLLCGPGPIQVGPFMVEPEYGLERLVSADTVIVPACADVDEPPPAELVDAVRAAHEAGARIASLCTGAFVLGAAGLLDGRRATTHWAHTAELSARHPLAVIDQDVLYTDNGSVLTSAGKAAAVDLCLHLVNLDHGAGIANFVARRLVMPPHRAGGQAQFVSTPVQVTGDHKLAHLQEWVQERLDQPLTVTDLAKRASTSPRNLGRHFRSVTGQAPIQWLLVQRVRRAQELLEATDQSIEAVAVATGMGTATTLRRQFKRIVGVPPDTYRRSFRSTRSA from the coding sequence ATGCACACTGTCGCGGTGGCTACCGCCGGTCATCTGCTGCACTTCGAGCTCGGAGTGGCGTACGAGATCTTCGGCAACCCGCCGCGCGAAGGCGGCAAAGCCCTCGACTGGTACGACGTACTGCTGTGCGGGCCTGGTCCGATCCAGGTCGGACCGTTCATGGTCGAGCCGGAGTACGGGCTGGAGCGATTGGTCAGCGCGGACACCGTGATCGTGCCCGCCTGCGCCGATGTCGACGAGCCGCCGCCGGCCGAGCTGGTCGACGCTGTTCGGGCGGCCCACGAGGCGGGTGCGCGGATCGCGTCCCTCTGTACCGGGGCCTTCGTGCTCGGTGCCGCGGGCCTGCTGGACGGTCGGCGGGCGACCACCCATTGGGCGCATACCGCGGAGCTGAGTGCCCGGCATCCGCTGGCCGTGATCGACCAGGACGTGCTCTATACGGACAACGGCAGCGTGCTCACGTCCGCGGGCAAGGCGGCGGCCGTGGACCTCTGCCTGCATCTGGTCAACCTCGACCACGGCGCCGGTATCGCCAACTTTGTCGCGCGTCGCCTGGTCATGCCGCCGCATCGGGCCGGCGGCCAGGCCCAGTTCGTATCAACGCCGGTGCAGGTCACGGGCGACCACAAACTGGCCCACTTGCAAGAGTGGGTGCAGGAACGCCTGGACCAGCCGTTGACGGTGACCGATCTGGCGAAGCGGGCGAGCACTAGTCCTCGCAATCTCGGCCGGCACTTCCGGTCGGTGACCGGGCAGGCTCCGATCCAGTGGCTGCTGGTCCAGCGCGTGCGTCGCGCTCAGGAGTTGCTGGAGGCAACCGATCAGAGCATCGAGGCGGTTGCCGTGGCTACCGGGATGGGCACGGCCACGACGCTTCGGCGCCAGTTCAAGCGGATCGTGGGGGTTCCGCCGGACACCTACCGCCGATCGTTCCGCAGCACGCGGTCGGCCTAG
- the efeU gene encoding iron uptake transporter permease EfeU — protein sequence MLANYLIGLREGLEASLVVSILATFLVRSGHRDRMRYVWYGVSAAVAVAVAGWALLQFITALTAKSFVAQETIGGIMSILAVGFVTWMIFWMRKASRSIAGELRERLGQALEIGPRAIVVLAFLAVFREGIETAFIVYASAATATTATPFVGVLLGLVSAVVLGVLIYRGAVKVNLAVFFKWTGAILVLVAAGILAYGFHDLQEANILPGLHTLAFDISTAIPPDSWYGVLLKGIFNFNPMPTVVELTVWLLYLAPVLFLYFRPIRSNAPAPTVPA from the coding sequence ATGCTCGCCAACTACCTGATCGGGCTTCGGGAAGGCCTTGAGGCATCCCTGGTGGTCAGCATCCTGGCTACCTTCCTGGTCCGATCCGGTCATCGCGACCGCATGCGCTACGTCTGGTACGGCGTCAGCGCGGCCGTCGCGGTGGCCGTGGCCGGCTGGGCGCTGCTGCAGTTCATCACCGCGCTGACCGCGAAGTCGTTCGTGGCGCAGGAGACCATCGGCGGCATCATGTCGATCCTGGCGGTCGGCTTCGTCACCTGGATGATCTTCTGGATGCGCAAGGCGTCCCGCTCGATCGCGGGGGAGTTGCGCGAACGCCTCGGCCAGGCCCTCGAGATCGGCCCGCGCGCCATCGTCGTACTCGCGTTCCTGGCGGTCTTCCGCGAGGGCATCGAGACGGCCTTCATCGTCTACGCCTCAGCCGCGACGGCCACTACGGCGACGCCGTTCGTCGGCGTCCTGCTGGGCCTCGTCAGCGCGGTCGTGCTCGGCGTGCTGATCTACCGAGGCGCGGTGAAGGTCAACCTGGCCGTCTTCTTCAAGTGGACGGGCGCGATCCTCGTGCTGGTGGCCGCCGGGATCCTCGCGTACGGCTTCCACGACTTGCAGGAGGCGAACATCCTGCCCGGCCTGCACACGCTCGCCTTCGACATCTCGACCGCGATCCCGCCCGACAGCTGGTACGGCGTACTGCTCAAGGGGATCTTCAACTTCAACCCGATGCCGACCGTGGTCGAGCTGACCGTCTGGCTGCTCTACCTCGCACCCGTGCTCTTCCTTTATTTCCGTCCGATCCGCAGCAACGCACCAGCGCCCACGGTGCCGGCCTGA
- a CDS encoding TIGR03560 family F420-dependent LLM class oxidoreductase, which translates to MNLPSPCVVILVGPGAAGKSTWALEHFPADTIVSSDRLRAVAGSGEDDITASADAFDLLEQIVRLRLARGLTTVIDTLGLDQERRTAWLALARSHGLACVAVAFDTSAEECRLRNRLRAKRIPADVLASQLRNWPTVRAALDTEGYDEVLLPQAVRVVPEAFVSASAALVRQQERPTGLRFGLHLGEFPAGREGMSDWLRVVASTAEAVGFDAIYVMDHFRQIPQVGRAWDDFLESWTTLAYLAACTSHVRLGTLVSGITYRNVAHLGKIAATLDVLSGGRAVCGIGLAWFEAEHKAYGWDFPSVNDRYALLEDALRLLPVMWGPGNKAFHGKLLDVPDTSCYPRPLQDPLPLLVGGGGEKRTLRLAARYASAANVFGSADDVRHKSDVLRAHCVAAGREPAEVALTHLSTVLVGKDDQELAASVERLRPRRQDPAKYAASVHAGTVEDQIGRFRELAEAGAAEVMIRLPDLDASPEQATAVLERMAPVIEAFH; encoded by the coding sequence ATGAATCTGCCGTCGCCGTGTGTGGTGATCCTGGTGGGGCCTGGCGCGGCCGGGAAGTCGACCTGGGCTTTGGAGCATTTCCCGGCCGACACGATCGTCTCTAGCGACCGACTGCGTGCAGTGGCGGGTTCGGGCGAGGACGACATCACTGCGAGCGCTGACGCGTTTGACCTGCTCGAGCAGATCGTGCGGCTCAGGCTGGCTCGCGGCCTCACAACGGTCATCGACACGCTAGGGCTCGACCAGGAGCGTCGTACGGCTTGGCTGGCGCTGGCCCGTTCCCACGGTCTGGCGTGCGTTGCGGTGGCCTTCGATACCTCTGCCGAGGAGTGCCGCCTACGGAATCGCCTGCGCGCCAAACGCATCCCTGCCGACGTACTGGCCTCGCAACTGCGTAACTGGCCTACCGTTCGCGCTGCGCTCGACACCGAGGGGTACGACGAGGTGCTTTTGCCGCAGGCTGTTCGCGTCGTACCCGAGGCGTTCGTGTCGGCGTCTGCAGCCTTGGTACGTCAGCAGGAGCGGCCTACCGGGCTGCGGTTTGGCCTGCACCTCGGAGAGTTTCCAGCCGGGCGTGAGGGGATGAGCGATTGGCTGCGGGTGGTGGCGTCTACAGCCGAGGCTGTCGGCTTCGACGCGATCTACGTGATGGACCACTTCAGGCAGATCCCGCAGGTTGGGAGGGCTTGGGACGACTTCCTCGAGAGCTGGACGACACTCGCGTATCTGGCCGCCTGTACGTCTCACGTCCGCCTCGGCACGCTGGTCTCGGGTATCACCTACCGGAACGTGGCACACCTCGGGAAGATCGCTGCCACCCTGGACGTCTTGAGCGGCGGCCGGGCGGTCTGCGGGATTGGGCTCGCGTGGTTCGAGGCAGAGCACAAGGCGTACGGCTGGGACTTCCCGTCGGTCAATGACCGGTATGCGTTGCTGGAGGACGCGTTGCGGCTATTGCCCGTCATGTGGGGCCCTGGGAATAAGGCCTTCCACGGGAAGCTTCTCGACGTACCGGACACCTCTTGCTACCCGAGGCCGTTGCAGGATCCACTGCCACTTCTGGTTGGCGGTGGCGGGGAGAAGCGGACGCTACGGCTTGCAGCGCGTTATGCGTCCGCTGCGAACGTCTTCGGCTCAGCAGACGACGTACGCCACAAGTCCGACGTACTGCGGGCGCATTGCGTGGCGGCGGGTCGGGAGCCGGCCGAGGTGGCGCTGACGCATCTCTCGACCGTGTTGGTCGGCAAGGACGACCAAGAGCTCGCGGCCTCGGTGGAACGGCTGCGGCCGCGTCGGCAGGATCCGGCCAAGTACGCCGCGAGCGTGCACGCCGGTACGGTCGAGGACCAGATCGGGCGGTTCCGCGAACTCGCCGAGGCCGGAGCCGCCGAAGTGATGATCCGGCTCCCCGACCTCGACGCCTCGCCAGAGCAGGCGACGGCCGTACTCGAACGGATGGCCCCGGTCATCGAGGCCTTCCACTAG
- a CDS encoding MarR family winged helix-turn-helix transcriptional regulator, producing the protein MPSVVAQQVKSDVGLASALRSSIMRLSRQIRWQRADDADLTANQLSVLGALAKHDAMTLGELAAHEKVKPPSMTRIVSNMEAAGLVVRRPHESDKRLVLVELTDAARALIIANRRRRDEWLKTKLKTLTLEEREILRKAAPVLERLAAL; encoded by the coding sequence ATGCCCAGTGTTGTCGCGCAGCAGGTGAAGAGTGATGTCGGTCTGGCCAGTGCGCTGAGGTCGTCGATCATGCGGCTGTCTCGGCAGATCCGGTGGCAGCGGGCCGATGACGCGGACCTGACGGCGAATCAGCTGAGTGTGCTCGGCGCGCTCGCCAAGCATGACGCGATGACGCTCGGTGAGCTGGCGGCGCACGAGAAGGTGAAGCCGCCGTCGATGACGCGGATCGTGTCCAACATGGAGGCGGCCGGGCTGGTGGTCCGCCGTCCGCATGAGAGCGACAAACGCCTCGTGCTGGTCGAGCTGACCGATGCCGCTCGCGCCCTGATCATCGCGAACCGCCGCCGCCGGGACGAGTGGCTGAAGACCAAGTTGAAGACCCTGACCCTTGAGGAGCGCGAGATCCTGCGCAAAGCAGCACCTGTACTAGAACGACTGGCAGCTCTATGA
- a CDS encoding saccharopine dehydrogenase family protein: protein MNAVVVYGATGHTGRFIVAELLERGFTTVVSGRDAARLQELAAGWGDVEVRPATVDDPSSLDRALAGAAAVINAAGPFAVTSGPVVEAALRAGIPYVDVAAEIEANVSTFADYADAAQEAGTAVVPAMAFFGGLGDLLATAAMGEWTEADEVHVAYGLSSWHPTNGTREAGQVSHERRAGRRVRFTDGELQYHDDESTKEDWDFPEPLGRRIVLPEFSMADIVTVPSHLAVPKVRTYMAVEAARDLFDQDTPAPEAVDASGRSDQTFVVDVLVRAKGVERRATASGQDIYAVTAPLAVEAVRRILAGQTRTKGVASAGAIFDAADFLMALAPHVTVELPH from the coding sequence ATGAACGCAGTGGTGGTTTACGGAGCGACCGGGCACACCGGGCGATTCATCGTCGCCGAACTGCTCGAGCGCGGCTTCACCACTGTCGTCTCGGGCCGTGACGCGGCTCGGTTGCAGGAGCTGGCCGCGGGGTGGGGCGACGTCGAGGTTCGGCCGGCCACGGTGGACGACCCGAGTTCGCTGGATCGGGCGCTTGCCGGTGCGGCGGCCGTCATCAACGCCGCCGGCCCGTTCGCGGTGACGAGCGGCCCGGTCGTCGAGGCCGCCTTGCGCGCCGGCATCCCGTACGTCGATGTCGCGGCGGAGATCGAAGCGAACGTCTCGACCTTCGCCGACTACGCGGACGCAGCTCAAGAGGCCGGCACCGCCGTCGTGCCGGCGATGGCCTTTTTCGGCGGATTGGGCGACCTGCTGGCGACCGCGGCGATGGGCGAGTGGACCGAGGCGGACGAGGTGCACGTCGCGTACGGGTTGAGCAGCTGGCACCCCACCAATGGCACGCGGGAAGCGGGTCAGGTGTCGCACGAGCGTCGTGCGGGCCGCCGGGTTCGGTTCACGGACGGCGAACTCCAGTACCACGATGACGAGTCGACCAAAGAGGACTGGGACTTCCCGGAGCCGCTGGGCCGCCGAATCGTCCTCCCCGAGTTCTCCATGGCCGACATCGTGACGGTTCCCAGCCACTTGGCCGTGCCCAAGGTCCGCACGTACATGGCCGTCGAGGCCGCGCGCGACCTGTTCGACCAGGACACGCCTGCGCCGGAGGCGGTCGACGCGTCAGGGCGTTCGGACCAGACCTTCGTCGTCGACGTCCTCGTCCGCGCCAAGGGGGTCGAGCGCCGCGCGACTGCCAGCGGCCAGGACATCTACGCCGTCACCGCACCACTGGCGGTGGAGGCCGTACGACGGATCCTGGCCGGGCAGACGCGGACGAAGGGTGTGGCCTCGGCGGGCGCCATCTTCGACGCGGCAGACTTCCTCATGGCACTAGCCCCGCACGTGACGGTCGAACTGCCGCACTGA